The stretch of DNA TATTAATTTATGAACTAAACCAGTCGATATTTTGTATTTCTTCGCAATGTTTTTGCAATATTCTGATAGCATATTCTCAGTCACTTTTACCTTTTCAGGTGCTAGTGGGtagtcattatgcaaatcatgTAGTTCTTTTGGGTATGTTAGGTCTACTTCTAATATTAATCCTTTCTTGCTGTCTTCTTTGTACTTGCCTAAGTCTATATTGTctatctgtttttctgtcatccatCTGAATCCACCAGTTGGTAGGTATTGTGACATAGCCCAACCATACAGATTGTTAGCATCAAGATACATTATATACTTTGAGGGCGCCTTTtcatcatatgttttcatgtaCTTGTTATTTGCTTTTCCATATCGGTTGCAAATGTAAGAAATACCTCCTCTCATGCCCTTTTCgatgaattgaaacatatcaatgTCAGTCATAAGCTCCAATTTAATGtcagtcatctttaacatagcatCCCAGGAAAGCCCAGGactggtaaaataatgacatgggtctaatttgtagtattgcaGGCAGGTCTTTCGGAAGTTTTCAAATACATCCGCTAATAGAAGGATGTCAGACTTGAGATATAAGTTATGGTATTCACCCATATTTTCAAGAGAAAATACATcccatacattttgagcatgtttgtatTGATCATCTGTTATATCCTCATCATTtaatatactgtaaaattcttcttttggtggtagcttttcattgaatttatcaaagctatccatGAAGTCATATGGGTAGACTCCCTTCTTGCTCATGAAATCAAGctctttacctttgaatttttgagaagtatatattaatgcttcttttggtaGGTTGCTCACCAGTTTGTCAAGACTTGAGCTCATAAATTGGAAACTGTCAATAAAGGTCAGAtgattaccaagcatgaaagccatatacttttccatgttgtttggtatggcattgatgttcatttgacacttttcacctttcttatttgtgtatttatgctctttgactatttcaccaatctcttgcattataaaatgactgtcatacccACGGAGATTGTGAAATATAACTGGAATTTTCTCAGTCAATCTGAAATTTAGGTTACAATCTTGATGTGCGGATCCTCTGTACTGACCAGTCACATGGCAGTGATCTCTTACTCTTACATcagttttattgtattctttctcGCATATATGGCATTTATcagctttttggaatttttcttcatcatctttggtcatttttaatggtttattgaaatattttttcataaccTTCTTGCAATATTTGACTTCATCCAGCATAGCttctataaatttgtaaacggctttttcacctctgtaaatttgtactggtttcgTGTATTTATCGtcataacaacaaacaatcTTGTAACCGTATCCACAGTCTGTATGCTTCTGATAAGCTTCAGTGAATGATTTGTCATTGTTGGGTTGACATCCatgtattttttcagttatggctTCGAAGTCGGCATATATTACAAATGGAACTGGtagttgtttatggaaattattgaattttagtatGTTGTCACCTTTTGTTGGCATTGTAATCGCTTGTGTGCCATTCACTTggatacagttttctttatgatcagtcaatactctttcagaactgaaacactgaagacaatgcatgcaaaaatgttttctctctttgtgctttgtttgattgtacataaacttgttgaaatctttgattaatacatagtgcttgttttcattttctgttataagaagcagattcatacaatcttcatacttttcttttgacacataaatgggatatttttgtttttcttcataaccaaacacattgatgttgatctcattatttttttctattttgttgtactgtttggtagtcactggaaattcaattcctgagtaattcaaattttgaatgaatgctttatctgatttttttattctttgggGATCTTTGTCTTGTGGATTCAAATGTCTTATGTGGCACCACCTGAAGCattcattatcctcatttttcatgtttatcaaTCCCTTTGCACTTCTGAGTTCTGTGGGTAGTTTTATATAAGAAGATCCTTTCATTGGTTCATATTTTACCACATTGATATAATGATTTTCAACAGATTGAATGgtccaaccagatccctctgaaatccaaactgcaatcttgtttagcatgacttgttttgacaaagataaagctagttcaatttgtgtgtcatttgttattgtttggggttgactgttgaaatacgctgttttcataattttttcttctcgccctgtttgcttttcaaatgttactctaagtgtttcaacaaactttagacctttcattgattttaatattttttgatATGGAtggcaacagcctttcttgtattttgcagttgcataagtgggtctttgctgtttttgatgttgatttcataagactttgtgaacccttttaaagctttgttcgTTTCTTGTATTATGGTCCTAGGCAATGGAATTGGTTGTTTGGTTCTAGGCGCTGGCACTGGTTTTTTGGTTCTAGGCGCTGGCACTGGTTTTTTGGTTCTTGGTGCTGGTACTGGTTTGTATCCATCTCGGAACTCTAATGGAGGAAGAATTatgttttcttcataattttGAACCATTTGCTGCACACTCTTTCTTGGTTTTGGGATTGGTCTTGTTTTGGTCCTTGGTGCGGGCACtggttttgtgttttgttttataATCAATTTTATCAATTCTGATTTACTTAGTTTCTCAAGATCACTCTTGTTCATAATATTAGTCGAGATATTCTTTTTCATTCTCTATATTATGTAACAATCGACATTCTTTTAAGTACTTTATGGATTTTTAGTTGAAACCAATCTGGTACGATTGATTTTAACTGTAAAAATTTGACCAACTATATATTTTCCAATTCATGAATTTTCATATGCAGTTTGTGTTTCTCACTTTTGAGATGCTGATGTTTTCCTCTCATGGCATAATTCTTTCCATTGTTGCATATCACACAATACCATTCTGTCTCACgaccatatttgttttttttctcttgaatcTCTTTGTCAGTGAATTGTTTCTTTGGACCTCGTTTTGAAGTTTCCATATTATATACAGAGACATTATTCTTTTATATGGTTTTAATCAGAATCATCTTCAGAATCATCTTCAGGTTTATCTTCAGATTCATCTGGTTTGTATTTGCTGAAAGCTTGTTTTATCTGTTGCAACATGTCGTCGTTTATGTCATCGGGATCCAttacaaagattttttttccatctgttaccatgaccattaattttttattgaaatgcACCAATTTCAATTTAACGGGTGGATGAATGACAGACAACACATCGGAATAAATCAAATCTTCCAAAAAGACTTTCAACGAAGGCTCACGAATTACATGGGACATTAAAGCATTGAATaatgattttgggttcataTACAATAGGATTATATTAGTTTTTCACTTCATCCTTGTATCAATTTCAATGGTTTCAAAAAATCGCTGTACCTTTTAAACTCTCTgaacaaaaaatccattttgaCATCTATGATGTGAAACATTTTCccgatttctttctttggtcCTCCTGTTTTCAATGCTTTGATCAACAATGGTACTGCTTCTGAATGAACATAATGCATATAACCTGCGTTCCTGACCACTATTTCACAAATCATTTCTGTGATCACTTTTCTTACAGCCATGGTTTCAATTATTTCGCTTCCTCTGAATTCCATATGTTAatatgttttatatttcttcatcaGATTCCTGGCTTGTTTCCTGCGAACTGCTGCAGCTTTCTTCAGATAGACTCTCTTGCGACGGTGACCAATCGGAATCTGAACCAGAGTCTTGATCGCTCTCATAAtaaaaaccaaacttttcttcattttcgaaCTTGtccatatatacatgtactatatattattttcttaTATATTTATCAAGGTGCGTTTGTTTCACCACAATTcatatgttttcaatgtctttcaatggtatccaactgttgaattcatcactgtatcccttccattttaccaaagcttgtttctttttatagtctcTTCTAATGACTTTATCAATACGAAAAATATCctgtttagctttcaataattcaggttcataaaaactgccttgtatctcttcacctctgagatcttttagtttgtatgttattggattagtGTTTTGGTTATTATCaactgtaaacacttcttcGGTCCAGTTTGGAGTATATCCTTTATCGAACGCATTCCGTTTATACTTGGATATTCGAACCTGGTCACCTGTTTTGAATTtaggtttttgttttaatgtttctGTATCACCATATAGATTGAAGTAAACGGTTCCTTCATTCCTCTTGTTAGATGCTTCAACgggtgtcatctttatgcttgaatgttttgtattattatactgtTTCACCAGTTTGGGTAGCATATcgagatacattgtattaccttgaacagtgaactgtttccacattttggatttaattgttctattccacctttcaaccaccgaggatttctcttcattttcagtGGAGTACATATGTATCTTATTTTTCTCTAACAAGtccttcaagtgtttgttatagaactctTTACCCTTGTCAACCCATAAATATTGTGGTCTTCTACcttccttgaatattgttttaaatgcttcagtgacagattcacctttcttatccttcaatgggacaatccaaccgtatttgctgaaaacatcgataaccataagaagataccgataacctttattccatttgctaaactgttgcatttcaactagatcacttgcccatatttcatcgatatgatttacgattacacgccgccgagtaaagttgcgtcttatagatgcatgtaattcatctgctaatttttcttgccagttacccgacggctttttccgttttttgaaactccaagacctagtttctgctttgtattgataacatttcttgccaaccaatgcccccattgtctttcattatacggtacgttgtctaaagcttgaaccatttttctatctgctttgtttttacattttctgtcatccttgcagacggaataatcaacatcgtgttgcattgctattgcatcagtttttccagtgggcatatcatatatttccaatatttgaccagtttttgggtcatacttcagttgattttctaAATCATTATAAGGTCCGGTGTAATGATGCCCAGGTAATGTccatccgccttttggtttcggtaatttaccaatagctttgtgaatgtCAACAGCACCGccatcaagatcttttctgtttgttgtgtatttttatTCGGTCTTATTTTCGTCGACAATTGATCGAGAGCTTCAGATCCAACTTTATGAAGTAGAGGGttcatttttctcaaaccataatcgattgcttttttctgcaattttgggtctctcattaattcggaaccataatatcttcccatttcaactgcttttttgccaagataaggtactccttttGTTAGGAACAATTCAGTTCCTGTATTAGCGATATCACCAAATAAGCCCGCTCCCAACGGGCTATTCagtttccctgttttttaacgaatttggtctttgtaataccacattcagcacaagtgcaaaagaacattagtctaccatttttggctgttttgtaacctgaaggttcaacacattcggttacctttttctgttttacacaatatgatttcataatatatataagttagatatttctaaaataatattcgatgaatctctcatttttcattgtatcatttatgtcGAATACTTGCAATAAATCATAATACGAATTacccttattcatttcatttagaaagtataaacagaaatacccacaagttgttgtttgtatgttttgtatctgattgttttgatgtaacaaagtcagatttttctttttggcatgatttacGATCTCTTGAAATGGGGGCATACCAAAACTATCGAAATAATTTATCACATTGTCTTTGACATATGTTGCAACCCAGTGAGATCCTGACATATAAGCTGGTTCTAGATTGTAGATAAATAacgcctgtttatggttatgtggaacATTTTCATCTCTTGACAGTACATCATTGATCGGTATATTCAAATATTTGCACCATTTTATCAGATCGTGGTTGGACATaggtatttttttgtaaaattttggtttcacaatattgcccccaaaatgggtatgccattgaatggactgttttttcctaatagtaacccttttccttttttggttgaggatgtttttttttttctaccattaccagtcacatatggcggataactgtaaaatggaggGGGCATTCCCATTCTAGGTGCTCCTGTACCATCCTTTTTCGACGAAGGTGGTCTACCTACCCTCGGTGCTCCTTTCCCtgtaaacagctttttcaccAGATTAACAGCCATAGGAATTCCAACGGAAGCCAACAGAGTTCCTAGaaatccacctgattgtgttttaGTCGGTGTTATTTTGACGCCAGATCCTGTTTGAGCCGCATTCATTATGTCTCTTTGCTGTTTGGTTGTAAACATATTCAGATATGGCATCAGTTGATTGATTGCATTGAAAGGTATCATCATGGGTAATGGCATAGCACCACCTTTTTGACCAGATCCTAACAATTTTTTGGCTCCAGCTTCTGCCAAACCACCAAGAGCACTCAACCCAAGGGTTTTACCAATTGCTGGTAATGCTCTCATTCCAAGTGACAATACGGTACTCAAAAGACTTCCGCCGACTTGTTTTCTGATATTAGTCTTAGCAAGCTTGatgtccattcctttgttcaattgtcgatttttttgtaatcttttttttaccattgctggaacataaagagtgtcgtttccattgagagaatcatttgtcagtcttagaacaattgtttcccttttatggtaagcattactcagattctttttttgattatctgaaagtcttacgttgatttcatgaagtttagtcatataatatatgttatataattcccgttacaaataaatatgtgtcatttacttgatttcatattactGTTTCAGTTGCGGGCTTAAACTATCACCAATTCATTACCCACCTTGTCAATAACAACCGACTCTTCGTACAATACAACTGCATGGACATTGAAATCTGCTGCACTATTGGCACTTATTTTATAcctgaaaatcaactgtttaggGTCTCTTGTTACTTTTTCTGTTTGATATGACAGATCGAAAAAGATTAGTGGATACAGGCTGTTATAATTGGCAAGATTCAACTGGGTTccggtgttgtaatcattttttcgcattgcataagacatcagatcattgaatattctcactttgctttcactgtcatattctgtttctgggtagaaaacaccattgccaTATTCGAGTCTGCATGTTGTTAAATAACTGTTTGCGTCTGCTGCATTTAGTTTGAAGGTATCAAGTATATATGGATTTTGAGTTGCAACTCTGGTTTTAGCCCGTTgtagataaacaaaaattgctttgacattgtcaatactggaagaaatctgaaaaaaaccactGACTCTAGCAGGTGCTGACACTGCATATAGTTCACGCTGATAtgtccatttgtgttctttcatgaaagagCTTACAAATTTGTCGTACATACTGTCTTTTGGTGTTAATTTTGGAACCCATAAAAGAAATCTGTTCAAAACTACTCTGCCGGCATCTACTCCTCCTGCCATATTGATGAGTTCATTGTCGTTCTGGAGATTCAAATTGAATTGTAACTGCATaggaaccaacattttatcctgcaactcttcaaaaaaactgtaacgattgagaggtatg from Montipora capricornis isolate CH-2021 chromosome 9, ASM3666992v2, whole genome shotgun sequence encodes:
- the LOC138017135 gene encoding uncharacterized protein translates to MAFRTSELLQRNELVRFQLDDVIRAPGNNQHQEKNGYRFTINDRSSFYDWYNAYFEVQFQLQKIADGAGYAAADRITVINGSHSLISHMMIKSAGKIVYDTDNLHKVTFVKNLLEYSDDYSRSVGKNSFWYLDTNDTTANTNLGYESRRVLTQATNNDGTGGAKDVNLIIPLNRYSFFEELQDKMLVPMQLQFNLNLQNDNELINMAGGVDAGRVVLNRFLLWVPKLTPKDSMYDKFVSSFMKEHKWTYQRELYAVSAPARVSGFFQISSSIDNVKAIFVYLQRAKTRVATQNPYILDTFKLNAADANSYLTTCRLEYGNGVFYPETEYDSESKVRIFNDLMSYAMRKNDYNTGTQLNLANYNSLYPLIFFDLSYQTEKVTRDPKQLIFRYKISANSAADFNVHAVVLYEESVVIDKVGNELVIV